The Malus sylvestris chromosome 12, drMalSylv7.2, whole genome shotgun sequence genome contains a region encoding:
- the LOC126593622 gene encoding WRKY transcription factor SUSIBA2-like isoform X1 has protein sequence MRRLRKMEQEDDAVAESKAKGRGGGGGGGAGSSISIAERRAAKCGFNAERINTARFRTTSPLHSPPARSPCLTIPAGISPTALLDSPMMLPNSQALPSPTTGTFPLHPPNDNSSLLKSGTHEDDGYRPAYSSFQNPGSTVDCQALVLEQPPMEFQFPMEFPEEANATNYAVDLSSDIRNLNSVIMIANGADLQMSHSSAASDQNFLPKESIHVEDLGSHHFLEGDQKGSYPSAGMVRTSEDGYNWRKYGQKQVKGSEYPRSYYKCTHPNCQVKKKVERSYDGQITEIIYKGAPHNHAKPQPNRRTGASLGPSFSYDEMSEMGEGSRAAVKGEGGPVWTNSQSCKDMKVGYDGRTDGLERTSSASVVTELSDPFSTTQGKSMNIFESAETPELSSTLASHDDEDRATQGIISLGDDADDEESDSKRRQKESCMIETNLASRAVREPRVVVQIESEIDILDDGYRWRKYGQKVVKGNPNPRSYYKCTSAGCLVRKHVERASHDLKFVITTYEGKHNHEVPAARNSNHMNSISSNGLPSTANAQPALALPRNTNVPKPETQVQDLAPHFDRKPEFHDAYMRPNFLGNFNNDMKFGASSLYQMKYPPLHNTMPYASFGHNVAHQAGSIVPDFPISLPMNLQPSGNLPLAGYDINNGKTVCPVQPYFSGQHLQENDVRFLKPKQEQKDDNLYDARLPIMDQSSASLSSSSSLFYHRVMGGYPS, from the exons ATGAGACGTTTAAGAAAAATGGAGCAAGAAGACGACGCGGTTGCGGAGAGCAAGGCCAAAGGAAGAGgaggcggtggtggtggtggagcaGGGAGCAGCATTAGCATAGCAGAGAGGAGGGCAGCCAAGTGTGGATTCAATGCGGAGAGGATCAATACGGCGCGTTTTAGGACAACCAGTCCTCTGCATTCTCCGCCGGCGAGGTCCCCGTGCCTTACTATTCCGGCTGGTATCAGCCCCACGGCTCTGCTCGACTCCCCCATGATGCTCCCCAATTCTcag GCGCTTCCATCTCCCACCACCGGAACTTTTCCATTGCATCCTCCCAATGATAACAGCTCGCTGCTGAAATCAGGAACGCATGAAGATGATGGTTACAGGCCGGCCTATTCTAGTTTCCAAAATCCG GGGTCTACTGTTGACTGCCAAGCTCTTGTTTTGGAGCAACCACCAATGGAGTTTCAATTCCCGATGGAGTTTCCAGAAGAAGCTAATGCAACGAACTATGCTGTGGATCTGTCCTCTGATATTAGAAACTTAAACAGTGTGATTATGATTGCCAACGGCGCAGACTTGCAAATGTCTCATTCCAGTGCGGCTAGTGATCAAAACTTTCTTCCCAAAGAATCGATTCATGTGGAGGATCTTGGGTCCCATCACTTTTTGGAAGGAGATCAAAAAGGGTCATACCCATCTGCAGGAATGGTAAGGACTTCAGAAGATGGATACAATTGGAGGAAGTATGGGCAGAAACAGGTAAAAGGTAGTGAATATCCAAGGAGTTATTATAAATGCACGCACCCAAATTGTCAGGTCAAGAAAAAGGTGGAACGATCCTATGATGGTCAAATAACAGAGATCATCTACAAGGGAGCTCCTCATAATCATGCAAAACCGCAGCCTAACCGTCGAACTGGGGCATCGCTTGGACCATCATTTTCATATGATGAGATGTCAGAGATGGGTGAAGGTAGTAGGGCCGCTGTCAAAGGTGAAGGTGGGCCAGTTTGGACAAATAGTCAGTCCTGTAAGGATATGAAAGTTGGCTATGACGGGAGGACTGATGGTCTGGAAAGGACATCCTCAGCATCTGTTGTTACCGAGCTTTCTGATCCATTTTCAACTACTCAAGGGAAGTCCATGAATATCTTTGAATCAGCTGAAACTCCAGAGCTTTCATCCACACTTGCTAGTCATGATGATGAAGATCGGGCCACCCAAGGAATCATATCACTTGGAGATGATGCAGATGATGAAGAATCTGATTCAAAAAGAAGGCAA AAGGAGAGCTGCATGATTGAAACAAATTTAGCATCCAGGGCTGTCCGTGAACCAAGAGTAGTTGTCCAAATTGAGAGCGAAATCGACATACTTGATGATGGCTATCGCTGGCGGAAGTATGGGCAAAAAGTGGTCAAAGGAAATCCAAACCCTAG GAGCTATTACAAATGCACAAGTGCAGGATGTTTGGTtaggaagcatgtggaaaggGCGTCCCATGATCTGAAATTCGTAATTACAACATACGAGGGAAAACACAACCACGAAGTGCCTGCAGCGAGAAACAGCAATCACATGAATTCAATTAGCAGTAATGGACTTCCATCTACTGCCAATGCTCAGCCAGCTTTGGCATTACCCAGAAATACCAATGTTCCGAAGCCTGAGACACAAGTGCAAGATCTTGCACCTCATTTTGATAGAAAACCGGAATTTCATGACGCATACATGAGACCTAATTTTCTTGGGAATTTCAATAATGACATGAAATTTGGAGCTTCCTCCCTCTACCAAATGAAATATCCTCCTCTGCACAATACCATGCCGTATGCCTCATTCGGACACAATGTTGCCCATCAGGCTGGTTCTATTGTGCCGGACTTCCCAATTTCACTGCCTATGAACCTTCAGCCATCCGGGAACCTCCCTCTTGCCGGTTATGATATCAACAATGGAAAAACAGTTTGTCCCGTACAGCCTTATTTTTCAGGACAGCATCTGCAGGAGAATGATGTAAGATTCCTAAAGCCTAAACAAGAGCAGAAGGATGATAACCTTTATGATGCCCGCTTACCAATAATGGATCAGTCAAGTGCATCATTGTCGTCGTCATCATCACTATTCTATCACAGGGTCATGGGAGGTTATCCATCAtag
- the LOC126592077 gene encoding putative 4-hydroxy-4-methyl-2-oxoglutarate aldolase 2, producing the protein MALVTTAEVCDAHSQLIGSGDLRVLEPIFQIYGRRQVFSGQIVTLKVFEDNVLVRSFLEEKGNGRVLVVDGGGSKRCAILGGNPVVQAQNNGWAGIVVNGCIRDVDEINGCDIGVRALASHPMKANKKGIGEKQVPISIAGTRICDGEWLYADTDGILISRTELSV; encoded by the coding sequence ATGGCCTTGGTTACAACTGCTGAAGTTTGCGATGCGCACTCTCAGTTGATTGGGAGTGGTGATCTTCGGGTGCTTGAGCCAATATTCCAGATATATGGCCGGCGACAGGTCTTCTCTGGACAAATAGTTACCTTAAAGGTATTTGAAGACAATGTCCTTGTTCGTTCCTTTCTCGAGGAGAAAGGCAATGGAAGAGTTCTTGTTGTGGACGGAGGTGGAAGCAAGCGGTGTGCaatattgggaggcaaccctgTGGTTCAAGCTCAGAATAACGGCTGGGCAGGTATAGTGGTCAATGGCTGCATAAGAGATGTCGACGAGATTAACGGTTGCGACATTGGCGTGAGAGCTCTGGCGTCCCATCCCATGAAAGCCAACAAGAAAGGGATCGGCGAGAAGCAGGTACCAATAAGCATTGCCGGGACAAGGATCTGTGACGGGGAATGGCTTTATGCAGACACCGATGGAATATTGATTTCTCGTACCGAGTTATCTGTCTGA
- the LOC126593622 gene encoding WRKY transcription factor SUSIBA2-like isoform X2, with the protein MRRLRKMEQEDDAVAESKAKGRGGGGGGGAGSSISIAERRAAKCGFNAERINTARFRTTSPLHSPPARSPCLTIPAGISPTALLDSPMMLPNSQALPSPTTGTFPLHPPNDNSSLLKSGTHEDDGYRPAYSSFQNPGSTVDCQALVLEQPPMEFQFPMEFPEEANATNYAVDLSSDIRNLNSVIMIANGADLQMSHSSAASDQNFLPKESIHVEDLGSHHFLEGDQKGSYPSAGMVRTSEDGYNWRKYGQKQVKGSEYPRSYYKCTHPNCQVKKKVERSYDGQITEIIYKGAPHNHAKPQPNRRTGASLGPSFSYDEMSEMGEGSRAAVKGEGGPVWTNSQSCKDMKVGYDGRTDGLERTSSASVVTELSDPFSTTQGKSMNIFESAETPELSSTLASHDDEDRATQGIISLGDDADDEESDSKRRKKESCMIETNLASRAVREPRVVVQIESEIDILDDGYRWRKYGQKVVKGNPNPRSYYKCTSAGCLVRKHVERASHDLKFVITTYEGKHNHEVPAARNSNHMNSISSNGLPSTANAQPALALPRNTNVPKPETQVQDLAPHFDRKPEFHDAYMRPNFLGNFNNDMKFGASSLYQMKYPPLHNTMPYASFGHNVAHQAGSIVPDFPISLPMNLQPSGNLPLAGYDINNGKTVCPVQPYFSGQHLQENDVRFLKPKQEQKDDNLYDARLPIMDQSSASLSSSSSLFYHRVMGGYPS; encoded by the exons ATGAGACGTTTAAGAAAAATGGAGCAAGAAGACGACGCGGTTGCGGAGAGCAAGGCCAAAGGAAGAGgaggcggtggtggtggtggagcaGGGAGCAGCATTAGCATAGCAGAGAGGAGGGCAGCCAAGTGTGGATTCAATGCGGAGAGGATCAATACGGCGCGTTTTAGGACAACCAGTCCTCTGCATTCTCCGCCGGCGAGGTCCCCGTGCCTTACTATTCCGGCTGGTATCAGCCCCACGGCTCTGCTCGACTCCCCCATGATGCTCCCCAATTCTcag GCGCTTCCATCTCCCACCACCGGAACTTTTCCATTGCATCCTCCCAATGATAACAGCTCGCTGCTGAAATCAGGAACGCATGAAGATGATGGTTACAGGCCGGCCTATTCTAGTTTCCAAAATCCG GGGTCTACTGTTGACTGCCAAGCTCTTGTTTTGGAGCAACCACCAATGGAGTTTCAATTCCCGATGGAGTTTCCAGAAGAAGCTAATGCAACGAACTATGCTGTGGATCTGTCCTCTGATATTAGAAACTTAAACAGTGTGATTATGATTGCCAACGGCGCAGACTTGCAAATGTCTCATTCCAGTGCGGCTAGTGATCAAAACTTTCTTCCCAAAGAATCGATTCATGTGGAGGATCTTGGGTCCCATCACTTTTTGGAAGGAGATCAAAAAGGGTCATACCCATCTGCAGGAATGGTAAGGACTTCAGAAGATGGATACAATTGGAGGAAGTATGGGCAGAAACAGGTAAAAGGTAGTGAATATCCAAGGAGTTATTATAAATGCACGCACCCAAATTGTCAGGTCAAGAAAAAGGTGGAACGATCCTATGATGGTCAAATAACAGAGATCATCTACAAGGGAGCTCCTCATAATCATGCAAAACCGCAGCCTAACCGTCGAACTGGGGCATCGCTTGGACCATCATTTTCATATGATGAGATGTCAGAGATGGGTGAAGGTAGTAGGGCCGCTGTCAAAGGTGAAGGTGGGCCAGTTTGGACAAATAGTCAGTCCTGTAAGGATATGAAAGTTGGCTATGACGGGAGGACTGATGGTCTGGAAAGGACATCCTCAGCATCTGTTGTTACCGAGCTTTCTGATCCATTTTCAACTACTCAAGGGAAGTCCATGAATATCTTTGAATCAGCTGAAACTCCAGAGCTTTCATCCACACTTGCTAGTCATGATGATGAAGATCGGGCCACCCAAGGAATCATATCACTTGGAGATGATGCAGATGATGAAGAATCTGATTCAAAAAGAAG GAAGAAGGAGAGCTGCATGATTGAAACAAATTTAGCATCCAGGGCTGTCCGTGAACCAAGAGTAGTTGTCCAAATTGAGAGCGAAATCGACATACTTGATGATGGCTATCGCTGGCGGAAGTATGGGCAAAAAGTGGTCAAAGGAAATCCAAACCCTAG GAGCTATTACAAATGCACAAGTGCAGGATGTTTGGTtaggaagcatgtggaaaggGCGTCCCATGATCTGAAATTCGTAATTACAACATACGAGGGAAAACACAACCACGAAGTGCCTGCAGCGAGAAACAGCAATCACATGAATTCAATTAGCAGTAATGGACTTCCATCTACTGCCAATGCTCAGCCAGCTTTGGCATTACCCAGAAATACCAATGTTCCGAAGCCTGAGACACAAGTGCAAGATCTTGCACCTCATTTTGATAGAAAACCGGAATTTCATGACGCATACATGAGACCTAATTTTCTTGGGAATTTCAATAATGACATGAAATTTGGAGCTTCCTCCCTCTACCAAATGAAATATCCTCCTCTGCACAATACCATGCCGTATGCCTCATTCGGACACAATGTTGCCCATCAGGCTGGTTCTATTGTGCCGGACTTCCCAATTTCACTGCCTATGAACCTTCAGCCATCCGGGAACCTCCCTCTTGCCGGTTATGATATCAACAATGGAAAAACAGTTTGTCCCGTACAGCCTTATTTTTCAGGACAGCATCTGCAGGAGAATGATGTAAGATTCCTAAAGCCTAAACAAGAGCAGAAGGATGATAACCTTTATGATGCCCGCTTACCAATAATGGATCAGTCAAGTGCATCATTGTCGTCGTCATCATCACTATTCTATCACAGGGTCATGGGAGGTTATCCATCAtag
- the LOC126593597 gene encoding tyrosine-protein phosphatase DSP3-like codes for MKNDGDDDVLEPPINFSMVEDGIFRSGFPQPSNFPFLKSLNLRSIIYLCPEPYPEANLEFLRSQNIRLLQFGIEGKTEPSVSILKDTILEALKILIDGRNHPVLIHCKRGKHRTGCLVGCLRKFQNWCLSSVFEEYQRFAGVKSRPTDLRFIEGFDIMLLKQCLYSIIYQYQGYGSNKRRLLYREENLQKPQTMKV; via the exons ATGAAGAACGACGGGGACGACGACGTTTTGGAACCGCCCATCAATTTCTCGATGGTGGAGGATGGCATTTTCAGATCCGGCTTCCCGCAGCCGTCCAATTTTCCTTTCCTCAAATCGCTTAATCTCCGATCAATCAT ATATTTGTGTCCTGAGCCGTACCCAGAGGCGAATTTGGAGTTTCTTCGGTCTCAAAATATTCGGCTACTCCAGTTTGGAATTGAGGGAAAGACG GAGCCTTCTGTATCTATTCTTAAGGATACCATCTTGGAGGCTCTGAAAATCCTTATTG ATGGGAGAAATCATCCAGTTTTGATCCACTGCAAGCGTGGAAAG CATCGGACGGGTTGTCTTGTTGGTTGCCTACGAAAATTTCAGAATTGGTGTTTGTCTTCTGTGTTTGAGGAGTACCAGCGTTTTGCCGGCGTGAAATCTAGACCAACAGATTTGAGATTTATAGAAGGATTTGACATAATGCTGCTGAAGCAGTGCCTGTACAGCATTATCTACCAGTATCAAGGTTACGGTTCAAACAAGAGAAGGTTGTTATACAGAGAAGAGAATTTACAGAAGCCCCAAACCATGAAAGTTTAA
- the LOC126593596 gene encoding photosystem I reaction center subunit XI, chloroplastic-like: protein MASASPMASQLKSNFTSPITTRPALLSPKGLSASPLRLFPSKRLSSFSIKAVQSDKQNFQVIQPINGDPFIGSLETPVTSSPLIAWYLSNLPAYRTAVNPLLRGIEVGLAHGFLLVGPFVKTGPLRNTPYAGGAGSLAAAGLVVILTLCLTIYGISSFKEGEPSSAPALTLTGRKKEPDQLQTAEGWSKFTGGFFFGGISGVTWAYFLLYVVNLPYFFK, encoded by the exons ATGGCCTCAGCTTCTCCAATGGCTAGCCAACTTAAATCCAACTTCACTTCTCCAATCACCACCAGACCTGCCTTGCTTTCTCCCAAAGGCCTCTCTGCCTCCCCACTCAGGCTCTTCCCTTCCAAGAGACTCTCTTCCTTCTCCATCAAGGCTGTCCAATCAGACAAG CAAAATTTCCAAGTGATTCAACCCATCAACGGTGATCCTTTCATTGGAAGCTTGGAGACTCCAGTGACATCAAGCCCTTTGATTGCCTGGTACTTGTCCAACCTCCCAGCCTACAGGACAGCAGTCAACCCACTTCTCAGGGGTATTGAGGTGGGTCTGGCCCACGGTTTCCTTCTGGTAGGCCCATTTGTCAAGACTGGCCCATTGAGGAACACTCCCTATGCCGGAGGAGCTGGCTCCTTAGCTGCTGCTGGTCTTGTGGTCATCCTAACCCTTTGCTTGACAATCTATGGAATTTCCTCCTTCAAGGAAGGAGAGCCGTCCTCCGCGCCCGCTTTGACATTGACCGGCCGAAAGAAGGAGCCCGATCAGCTCCAAACTGCCGAGGGGTGGTCCAAATTCACCGGCGGGTTCTTCTTCGGTGGCATTTCGGGTGTCACTTGGGCCTACTTCCTCCTCTATGTTGTAAACCTTCCTTACTTCTTCAAGTAG
- the LOC126593623 gene encoding protein METHYLENE BLUE SENSITIVITY 1-like has translation MTGKAKPKKHTAKEIAAKIDAATTNRGGGKAGIADRTGQEKGGHAKMECPHCKITAPDVKSIKIHHEARHPKIPFEEEKVVNRHASTSTQPEPVKDANKPRPGVRGSLKK, from the coding sequence ATGACAGGCAAAGCCAAGCCCAAGAAGCACACGGCCAAGGAGATCGCCGCCAAGATCGATGCTGCCACGACGAACCGCGGCGGCGGGAAGGCTGGTATAGCTGACCGGACCGGACAAGAGAAGGGAGGACACGCGAAGATGGAGTGCCCGCACTGCAAGATCACGGCGCCAGACGTAAAGTCGATCAAGATTCACCACGAGGCTCGTCATCCGAAGATCCCGTTCGAGGAGGAGAAAGTTGTAAACCGCCACGCCAGCACCAGCACCCAGCCGGAGCCGGTCAAGGACGCTAACAAGCCACGCCCCGGCGTCCGTGGAAGCCTGAAGAAGTGA